From the genome of Prionailurus bengalensis isolate Pbe53 chromosome D1, Fcat_Pben_1.1_paternal_pri, whole genome shotgun sequence:
CTGGCTGAGATGCAGCGGGAAGCACAAAACACGGCCCGGGAGCTGGAGGTGATGACTGCCAAGTATGAGAGTGCCAAGGTCAAGGTCCTGGAGGAGAGGCAGCGGTTCCAGGATGAGAGGCAGAAACTCACTGCCCAGGTAAGATACCCAGCTCAAACTTGCCTGCAAAGATTGGACCTGAGAGAGGGAACAATGTTCCCTCTGGTCTCCCCTCCCTTACCGGGTGGCTGGCAGAGTTGAAGTATGTTGCCCCCTACCGTCCTAAAGAAGACATCAATAGCTTCCCCTTCCTTGAAGGCTCCGTCCTTTGAGAGTCCAGCTGTGAAGGCCATCAGCCCGTTCTAGAGGCACACTATGCTAGGGAGGCGTACCTGCAGTGGAGGATCCAGGAGCCACTGGGGACTAGAATGAGACAAACTGGCATTTAAAAACGATTACTAGAAATCTAATTCCTTGAAGGAAAGTATCAGAGCCACAGCGAGGTCAGCCTGGCAGCAGGGCTAGTGTCTTTTTGGCCCCCATCTCACTCTGTCTTCGTtgctcctcccccatgcacaGGTGGAACAGCTAGAGGTATTTCAGAGAGAGCAAACTAAGCAGGTAATGCCTGGGGTCCCCGCTAAATGCTGGCTGCTTAAGCGGTGACCCATCTCAGTGCATGACCCCGGCTGCAGCTTGCCTCCGCCTGCTCCTGTTGTGAACTGTTTGTGAAGGGGGCAGGGTCAAGCCATGGAGTCCAGGCCCGGGCTGCCCAGGAGTGTGGTATGCTGGGCCCTCTCTTGGGCCTCATTCCACCCATCCCAGGTCGGCCTCTCCATCCTTCTCCTGTCCTTTTCTCTCATCTGTCTGTCAGGGATGAGGGGTAGGGTAGGCTTCATCTTTCCCATGTCCGAACTGGTGACCGGCAGTCCTTGGGATTCCCAAATCTCCAAGTCCTGTTCCCAGTTTGGATGCCGAACTAAGAGTAACAGCAGAGTGACTGTGGGCCTTGCTTAACACACAGCCCCCTTTCCTGCAGAAGCCGTAAAGGTGACATGAAAGCAGCCCTCACAGGTCAGGGAGGGTTGTGAGCTCAGGAAACCTGCCCATCACCCTCTGGGGCTTTAACCTGGAGCATGAAATAGAGCTGCCTGGGAGCAGGAAGGCCAAGCTTGACGAGAGACAGGAGGTGGCATGGTCTGGCTGCCTGGCCCTCACAAGGATCTCCCTGTGCTGCCCTAGACGTCAAGGCTGTCCCACTGGTTTCTCCACCATCCCTCCTACTCCTGTCACCTCAGGCCTGCTGAGGAATCGGGCCCTCCTCTCCTTCCATTGCccgcctcctccagggagcctgaGATGATGGGGACAGTCAGACCGAATAGCAAACAGTCAGCAATGGAGCTCCTGCCTCTTGTCTTTGCTGTTCATGCTTGAGCTCCTGGAATGCCTGGAGGAGCCAGCAGAGCTTGGGCTGTTCtgctccctctccaccccactcccttttctcttcttctctgtgggagtggggtgggctTTGGGTCTGAGGGCTGCCCCTGTCTGCTTCCCAGTGCTAACCACAGCAGCTACATTGCTAGCACCAGCCCTCACAGCCTGTGGATATTGGGAAGAGGTCTGAGCATCTGTGCGCCTTGGCACTTTTGGGGAGGAGTGTTGGGTATTCATCCTTGTCTGCTAGTTATAGACTTGGTCCCTTGTTCCTGTCCCCAGCCTGGGAAGCTTGGGGCTGTGAATGGTGGCAGTAAGTAGTAGGGTGGTAGTGAGGTGTCAGTTCCCCAAAGTCAATTCTGTTGAATCTGGAGGCTGTGGGGCTCCGGCAGGCCTGTCTCTGCAGGCCGGGGGTGGAGGTGAGCATGGGCAGTGGCTCTGGCAGCACCTGTGTGTTGGGTCACCTCCCTTAGGTCCTGCCAACCAGCCTGCACCACAGGGATAAATCCCTAAATGGAGGCCAGAGAAAGGACCAGAGTTTCTATTCTAGGAACACTGGGGATTTATCTGGGGAAAACCTCTAATTTCTCTGAATATCGAGGGGAAGGCCTCctgagttttctcttctcttcctcccctgttcCAGGTGGAAGAACTGAGTAAGAAGTTAGCTGACCATGACCAAGCCAGTAAGGTGCAGCAACAGAAGTTGAAGGTGGGACAGTGGGGGATGGGCCATCTTGTCAGCCTCAGAGCGAGAATCGGGGAGGGAAGGGGCTCTGTGAGCCCTTGGGCTGTAGTGGGTATGGGGGCAGAGGCGGGCCTGGCATGGCAGCTTTACACCTGCCTGTGGCTCAGGAGCCCCTGTATGTGCCTTCTTAGAGCTTTCAAGGGAAGACTGGGGTGGCTCCCATCGCTCAGGCCTTCACTGTCCACTAGTTGCCCCTAGTCATGTGTGGTtatttaaactaaattaaaaattgagttcCTCAGTCACGCTAGCCACATTTCCCTTGCTTAGTAGCTACGTACGGCTAGTGGCTACCGTATCGGACAGggcagatacagaacatttccattccTGTAGAAAGTTCTTTGGATAGTGCTGCTCTAGACAGCCTAGCTTTGAGGATTGTCAACAATGTTTAATACTGCACTGTAACTAATATTTGTCATGGTTTCAACAGCATCACCTTTTTGGTTTAATACCTGCTTTTCTGCAGTTCAGTCTTCACAGCTTTTACTTAGGGGCAGAGGAATTAGGCACCTGTGGCACTAAAGCCCCGTGGTGGGTCACAGGAGCTGGGAGCAGAACTTCATTTCCATGCCATAATCGTGTGATAAACAGATGCTGCTTCTCCATTTCGGGGCCTTCTCGGTGCTAGGAGATGTAGGAGAGAGAAGGCCAGGTAGTCCATTGTCTTCTACAAGCTAAATGCTCTGCTCACTGGCATCACAGGGGGGACCGAGAACTGGACATGGCCCTTGCTCCCAAGGAATCTGTGGTCTGCATAGGAGGCAGTGCAGCATCATAAAAGCCCACACAGCCTTTGAAGTTGGGTGGAACAAGGTTCAGATCTTACTCTGCTATGACCCCGGTCAATTTGTTTAAATCTCTgagctcagtttcttcacctctgAAACAGATGAAGTTACTTCCCGGAGCAGTTGTGAGGAGAACAAGAGTTCCTGTGTCCTCTGAGAGCTCATGTGCCAAGTGCCTAGCTTTGCACCCAAGTGTTCCCTGAGGATCAGCCCCCTTCCTCCTTGGGGAGACTACTcatggagagagaatgagacagttTGTTCCTGGGTGCAAAGAAGGCAAAGATAGGGCTGTCAGAACTCTGCCAGAAATGGCATTAGCCAGACAGGGAAAGCTTCTGCAGAATGTGGACCTTGAAGGGTGTGTGGTATGCCAGTAGAGTAGGTGCTAGGGGCGGGGGTAAAAGGATTTTTTTGTGCGAGTCCTGAGAGGGTCTGCAGGAGTCTGAAAACACCATGGAACCCAGGAGGTTAGGGCAGGTCTGTGGATTTGGGTGCACTAGCCAGACCAGCCACCCTGATCAGCGTTGTCATGCGttccaggcccagggaggggagagccaGCAAGAGGCTCAACGCCTCCAGGCCCAGCTGAACGAGCTGCAGGCCCAGCTGAACCAGAAGGAGCAGGCAGCTGAGCACTATAAGCTGCAGGTGAGgcgcccccagccctggcccactGCTTCCTCGCCCTGCTGCCCTccagtccctgcctccctctcacccccaccgCCCCACTCGGTCTGTGTGCCCGCATAGATGGAGAAAGCTAAGACCCACTATGATGCCAAGAAGCAGCAGAACCAAGAGCTGCAGGAGCAGCTACGGGGCCTGGAGCAGCTACAGAAGGAGAACAAGGAGCTGCGGGCTGAAGCTGAACGGCTGGGTCGGGAGCTGCAGCAGGCTGGGCTGAAGACCAAGGAGGCTGAGCAGACCTGCCGCCACCTTACTGCCCAGGTGCGCAGCCTGGAGGCACAGGTGCGTATCGGGTCAGATGGACTCCACCCTGTCATGTCGGACCCCTGTGCCCTCCTCTCCCAGGCTGCCCCTGCCCGAGGCTTCTCTTcactctccctgtccctcttctCCTCAGGTTGCCCACGCTGACCAGCAGCTTCGAGACCTGGGCAAGTTCCAGGTGGCAACTGATGCCCTGAAGAGCCGGGAGCCCCAGGCGAAGCCTCAGCTGGACTTGAGCATTGACAGCTTGGATTTGAGCTGCGAGGAGGGGACTCCCCTTACCATCACCAGGTGAGGAGGTGCCCtgtttctgtcttgttcactgagTGCCCACCGTGTGTCAGGCTGTGTCTTGGGCACTGGGGCTAGTGAGATTGAGAAGATGTCTCTTTGCCCTCTGGGAGCTTTTTCTTAGAGGAGAAGACTAAGGAAACTGTCCGAGGTGTTCGGCCAGATGTTTGTGTAGGGCACACTGggagtaaaaagaaatgagtgctCAGAGAGGGCTTCATGGAGGCTGTCACTCCTGCTGAGTCTGCAGAGGAGCTGAAGGTATGTGTGCTCCGTGAACAGAGGAGAGCAAAGGCTGAGAAAGAGCCTGGCTGGGCTGGCAAGTGAGGTTGGGTGGGGCTGGCTAGACTCCTCATTGAAGTTTAGATTTGATCCTGAAGGCACTGAGGGATCTTGGAAAGGCTTGAAATTAAGGTAGATGTGgtccagtttgattttttttttttgtaatttctgttttAGAGAGGGCACgagtgagggagacagatagagggagagagaaaatctccagcacactcaggatggagcctgatgccgggcttgatcccatgaatctggggtcatgacccgagctgaaatcaaaagtttttCCGATAACCAATGTAGAAGCTGAGATGTGCCCATACTGTtacaaaaacacttaaaaagtagTAATGCATTTATTTACCCTTCAGCATTCTCTGAGGTAGGTTCTGTGATTATCTCCTTTAACAGATGAAACTGGGGCATAGAGGGGCAGTCCTTTGCCCAGGGTCCCACAGTGGCAGAGGCAGGCTTGAGCCCGGGCAGCCTGGTTTGAGTCCTTGCTTGTCACCAGGCTGGCACCTCCCCTCAGGTACCATTAAATCTAGgtgagaggagaggaggcagacCGTGGAAGGACATGCAAATGGAGTGGCGTGTGGTTAAGTGAGCTCCTGGACTTGTCCATTGCATTGGGCTGGAGGGAAGAGGTAGGATTGAGCTCATGTTCATGGCTAGGGGACCCAGGTGGAGGCTGCTCCCATTTCCTGAGGCAGGAGATCCAGATGGATGGACTTCATTTGGACACGCTCACCGTGGAGCTGAGAGTTACCAGTGTTAAGGAGCTCAGATAGCCATGGAGATAGATGGGCTGACCAGAAATGGAGAATGAAGGGAGGATCCAGGTCAAGCAAGGGCTCTCCTTGATGCCTTTCAAAAATCAGAATGGGGTGCTTGACCTGGTCTGCTTGTAATAAATGTAGGAATTGGGTCATTTTGGAGCAAAGGGATGAACAAAATTGCCTTTTAGCCCCAGGCATGGCACCTCAGCAAGTCTCTTTCCTACAGCAAGCTGCCTCGAACCCAGCCAGATGGCACCAGCATCCCTGGAGAGCCAGCTTCCCCCATCTCCCAGCGCCTGCCCCCCAAGGTAGAATCCCTTGAGAGTCTCTACTTCACCCCCATCCCTGCTCGGGGTCAGGCCCCACTGGAGAGCAGCTTGGACTCCCTGGGGGACGTCTTCCTGGATTCAGGCCGGAAGACCCGCTCCGCCCGTCGGCGCACCACTCAGATCATCAACATCACCATGACCAAGGTCAGGCTGCTGGGAGTGGGCCTGTAGGACCCAAGTGATGCTCACTTGCTCTTAAGGGCATCTTTCCCATCGGGTGcctctggagggaggcagggctgaCTAGTTCATGTGTTACAAAGAAGCACAGCCTCTTGTGTAGAAAGGGGCAGGGCTGGAATTGGATGCCTAAAGGATCTAAGGCTGGTTTCTTTGCATGTGTGGTACTGACTCCGTGCAGACCGaaaggagagaagatggagaagtTGCAGCCCAGCCCTGTGCCTGCAGCATacctcctgggtggctgagatgCATTGTGGCTGCCCAGAGGGCTGCCTGCTAGGTTGGGGGCCCTGGTTGGCCCTTGTTTTCCATATTCTGAggaggatggggagtggggaaggtTTGTTTGGTGTGGGCTGCCTTTGGCTACCAAGAAGCTGCAGAAGTTCTAAAAGATAGGCAGGGCCCTGGCAAGCTTGGGCTGAGGGTCAGTGGAGGCTGTGGGATGAGCCTGACTATGATTAGCTCAGGAGACTGGTATTctagccccagctctgccactcccTAGCTGTTACCTGTGGGTTGGTCACTTTACTTTTTTGCACCTTGATTCTAAAATTGTCTGATAACacactctcttccctctttcaaaGCATTGTTAACAGACTCAAATGAAAATGGGATAGCCTTGGCACCTTGTGCAGGATTCTTAGCAACAGGGTCCATTCCTTGTAGATGTGCAGCTAAGGATTCCTGCAAAGCAGTGGGAATACATGCTGCTGTGGGATCCGAGGCCCTATTCAGGAAAGTGAACAGGAGGCACCTTTATGGATTGTTAGGGCCCCATTCCACCAGATCCATTCTCTCTTCCAGAAGCTAGACGTGGAAGAGCCGGACAGCGCCAATTCATCCTTCTATAGCACACAGTCGGCCCCTGCTTCCCAGGCTGGCCCACGAGCCACCTCTTCCACCCAGTCTCTAGCCCGCCTGGGCTCTCCTGACGATGGCAACTCTGCTCTGCTCAGCCTGCCTGGCTACCGGCCCACCACTCGCAGCTCTGCTCGCCGCTCCCAGGCTGGGGTATCCAGCGGGGCCCCTCCAGGTGAGGGGGCCACAGGGACACAACACACACGAAGAAAACCCCAGGCTGACTATCTTTCGGCACCTCACCGACCCCTCCTCCCTGCAACCTCAGGGCTGTGCTGGGCAATCAGGCTGATGTTCATCTCAGCCAGGGTGAATGGGAAATGGTCACACGAGGGAGCCTGGGACTCCCAGTGGAACAGTGATGCTCAGCTGCTGCCTGGAGTCCTCCATTACTGTCTCAGGTGGTAAGGGGTGCCAGAAGGGCGCCTCAGGGACCTTTGGTCATCAATTCCTGGTCCTCAGTTTCTCTAGGGTGTCACAGCCTCCGCATACGGTATATGACTTCTTTTGACCTCCCCAGGGAGAGCACGCGGAGCAGAGCAGGATTCTGGGTTACTGGGCTTGAAGTCCACGGGACAGGTGGACAGGAGTGGTGGCCACAAAAGTTGGCAAGAGGCCAGGACCTGTGGGAGACCTGCTGCCTCTACCCTCACTCTTCCTGGCCTTCCTGCTTCCTAGCCCCACCTGCTTCAGtttccctgccctccacaggAAGGAATAGCTTCTACATGGGCACCTGCCAGGATGAGCCTGAGCAGCTGGATGACTGGAATCGCATTGCAGAGCTGCAGCAGCGCAATCGAGTATGCCCCCCACACTTGAAGACCTGCTATCCCCTGGAGTCCCGGGTGAGCTCCGGGGTCACTTGCACGGGACCCACACtggctcttctcctcctccctcagcgCTCCATGCTGACCGAGCCCTAGTGCCCTGCCTGGCTCTTTGGCCTGCTGCAGAGTGACCTTATGCTTCTGGTGGAATAGCTGGCAGAGAGGGGTTCGGGGTGAAATCACTGTGGGTGGGCCTGAGTCTGCGGAGGAGGTCTGCTTGGGACTACTCTGCTCTGACCATGCAGGGCCTGAGTAGAGAAGACAATGGGAAGGGAGACCTTCCGCAACAGGAAGGCTTTAGCTGCTGCACACGCCGGGCCCGTGAAGAGTTCTAGGGTGGTCCTGCTGCACTGACCCCCTCCTTCCATCCCATCCAGCCTTCCCTGAGCCTGGCTACCATCACGGATGAGGAGATGAAAACTGGTGACCCCCAGGAGACCCTGCGCCGAGCCAGCATGCAGCCAGCCCAGATAGCCGAGGGCATGGGGATCACTACCCGGCAGCAGCGCAAACGGGTCTCCTCAGAGCCCCACCAGGGCCCTGGTACCCCTGAGGTAGGTGACCCTGATTCCTGTTTTGTTCTATCTAGCAGGTTTCTCTCTCCAAGAATTTGATGCAGGGACAGGGACTGTTGGGAGGGGAGGTTTCCGGAGGGAAGTGGTGTTGACTTACAAGGTCCACTTGGCTCTGAGACACACAACTGGTTTTGAATGTGAACTCTTCTTCCCCGTAGTCTAAGAAGGCCACCAGCTGTTTCCCACGCCCCATGACTCCCCGGGACCGACACGAAGGGCGCAAACAGAGCACTAATGAGGCCCAGAAGAAAGCAGCTCCGGCTGTTAAACAGGTCAGTGGGGGCTGAAGGGAGATCCTAGAGGGACCTTGCTGGCAGGACCCAAGTGCAGCCCAGTTTGACAGCCCTCCCCTCTCCGACAGGCTGACCGCCGCCAGTCGATGGCTTTTAACATCCTCAATACACCCAAGAAGCTCGGGAATAGCCTGTTGCGGAGGGGAGCCTCCAAGAAAGCCCCATCCAAGGCCTCTCCCAACACCCGCAGCGGGACCCGCCGCTCTCCTCGCATCGCCACCACTGCAGCCAGCGCCGCCACTGCTGCTGCCATAGCTGCCGCCACTGCCACCCCTCGGGCCAAGGGCAAGGTGGAAGCACTGAcggggaaaggaagggggtggATGAACTCTTAGAGTGGGTGGAAGCAGGGTACTCCCTCAGGCCACCCCTTGGGAGGCTTCCACTGTGTGGCCCAGCTAGGCCACTGGGGGTGGGCTAAGAGAAGGTGCTGTCTTACTAGctgctccctgaggacaggagaCACAGGGCAACTCAGCACAGCCAGCAACTGATAACCTGGAGCTAGATGTGTCCAGGTCACACCAAGGAAGGGATCCTAGTCAGAGGGGTTTGGAGCTAAAAGAGGCCTCAAGGCCAGCTGTATCTGCTGGCATCACAAGTCTCCCGCCAagtgactgtctctctctctttcaggcaAAGCACTGAAGGGCCAGGACCAGTGAGAGGCCCCACCTGTGTCCTCAGTGCCGACCTCGCCTGGTCCTTTTCCTTCTACTGTCCCTTTCAGTGCCTTCTCTCAGCTCCCAGGCCAGCAGTGGCCAAACCCCTACAGACAGTGATGCCTGCCCACATCCCCGGCCTGGTACCTGGATCTTCACAGGAGCCTTCGCTAGGTGAACTGAGGTGTTCTCAGAGTTGTCCCCAGAGGCCTGGAGTGTCTGGGTCTTCTCCCTACCTTGCCTCCTGACGTTTTCTTAGAACAAAGTCACTTCTCCATTACAACCAGACTTGAGGCTGGCTTTGAGTGGCTGGGCCCAAGAGCCTCTTCCTCCTCAGCCTCTGAATCCAGAAGGGACCATTGGAGGAGCAGGCCCTGGTCCCTGCGCCTAGCAGGGCCCTTGCTTTTGAAGTCCAGGACTGGACACTGACCTAGCGGGTGCACCTAGAGATGCTCCCATCCACCCAGAAGATGCTCTTTTCCAGAACAGATAGGCCCCATGCCTGGGGATGgcagtggggagtgggaggggagcAGTCTTCAGCTGCACCTCATCTCCCCTTCCCCAGACTTAAAAGTGGGGTGGGATTTTGGAGTGATGGGAAGGTTTTTAAGGGCCAGGGATGGatctttttctaaatgttattacttgtaaataaagtctatttttctcccttaagTGCTGAGCTGTCTTTGATTTGTGTGGGAAAAGGGAAGTTTAGGTTCATTAGGGTATTTCTATCTTTGTCCCTGCCGAGTGTCCCAGACTACCTGCCTTCTCTCAAATCCCTTCTCCTGGCCTTTCTGGGGCCACAGGATCTTCCCACACTTTGAGGGCCTGTGTTCCCGGACTTTAGTTTTGTCTTTAGCTTCTGAGTGATAGTCCCCCTCTTCCCACACTCCCTCCTGGGACGGGCCAAGTTCTGTAAGTGGAATGAGGACTTAAATGACAGAGCAGATGTCATCATGCCTCCACTGAAAAATCATTTATGAGTACCCATTGTGGACCCAGGCGGCTGTGGATCAGAAACAGCATCTACCCCCACCCTTCCCTGGGACAGTccattaaagggaaaaaagaaagaatacaatatTAAGTCGATGCAGAAGAAGGCCTGAGCTGCAAGGACGGCTCAGGTAATGATGTTCATCCAGGTTCTGGAGTTCACCTGTCTTGATGGTGAGGCAGAGGGGACCCGCTGGAGGATGAGGTTTCTTGAGTGCAGGGTGCAACTGTCCTCAGCCCAGCCTGGGGAAGCGAAGGCAGACAAGGCTCAGGGCCAAGGGTGGGGACATCTCTCGTAACCTTTCTTCAGGCCATGCCTCCCCTGCCTGCATCCTAAGTTCCGCTTGGGAGCACAGTGGACGTTAATGGAGGCCACTCCGGGCAGAGCCCACCCTATCCTCCCCATACTACTACTCCTGTCCGTGGAAACCTCCACTCAGGTTTCTCACCCAGAGCTGGGCCACGATGATGTGACGCTGGGCAGTCTGCTCAGGATCGGCAAAAACACAGGAGAAGTTGGTATTGCGCAGGGTGGGGCTCAGCTCCTCTAGCATGAGGGTCGTCTGCAGCTGGGTGCGTGGGCCCCGGCGCTCCCGACTGAAGCAGAGGAGGAAAGGCCATGAGAAGACCATAGGAGGAACCCCAACCACCCCCCTGCCTGCCAGCCTTGCCACTGCACCCCTCACCTGATGCTGCCCTCCCTCAGCCGACCTGGGAGGTGTTCGATGAAAGAACCATTGCCCAGCCAGTACAGGATGCTAAAGTGGGGGAAGCGGCTACAGGCGGTACAGGACAAGGTCAGCATTCCATCTAGGGACACATGTGGCTGTTAGCCCTTCTGGAGagcacaccctcccctccaccatgCTGCCCTCCCCCCCTGGCTCCCACAATTCAGGAACTGGATTACTGCTGTACACACCACCCAGGTGGGAAAGTCCGTTAATGGGGAAGTGTGGTTGTCTACAAGGCAGGCCTGGGGCTGAACAAGAGGAATATGGATGGGTACGGGTCCTTGGTTCAGATGACGACTCCTGACCCTGTTTCTTCAAGATGGCCTTTTCCAGTGCTCAGCTTTGGGGACTCTAGGACCCCTGGTCAAGGAGGCAGTAGGCCACTGCTCCTCTAAGATGGCCAGAGGGCAAGTGGTCTTGGGTGGGGCGCAGACTGGGCCTCGGAGCATATTGCAGTCAAGGCTCTGGGAGTCCTCTGACCATCCTTATGTCTGAATTCTCTCCATCCCATCTTGGGAGCTGGGCCCTGCACCCACACTCATGATGCTGGGTGGGAAAGGGGATGCCGAGTGCTCTGGCAAGCTGCCCTGGCTGGTGGGGCTACATGGCAGAAGGCAGTGGAAGGGGGCAGCTCAGGAGTCAATCCCACCTTTGGgccctctgtgcccacagctcaccCCCTGACCACCGTGCCCTTTTAGGCTCCCATCAGAATTGCTCCTTACTCAGTGGGACTTCCAGTTCCGGCCAGGTCACCTCCATTGCTGGGCACTGCTTAGCTGTTGGGAGCCCGGAGGGGCAGGGGTCCTTTGTGATCCCAGATGAGCCAGTGAAAGCGGTGGTGGCCTGAGGTAGAGGTGTGGCTCCGGCCAGGTGAGAGACTATGTGGGCACATAGGAGCAGGACAGGCAAAGGCCTGGGATCTGAGGGCAGGACAGTCACAGAGGTCAACTGCTGTCTGCCTGGAAATGCTCAACATCCTGGCTTG
Proteins encoded in this window:
- the LOC122483392 gene encoding interleukin-18-binding protein; its protein translation is MRQNRIPDPRPLPVLLLCAHIVSHLAGATPLPQATTAFTGSSGITKDPCPSGLPTAKQCPAMEVTWPELEVPLNGMLTLSCTACSRFPHFSILYWLGNGSFIEHLPGRLREGSISRERRGPRTQLQTTLMLEELSPTLRNTNFSCVFADPEQTAQRHIIVAQLWAGLRTVAPCTQETSSSSGSPLPHHQDR